From the Brevibacillus choshinensis genome, one window contains:
- a CDS encoding ArsR/SmtB family transcription factor has translation MSGKNPGMYMTMLSALAEPNRMNIVELLRDGPLSVGEIADRLGLRQPQASKHLKVLSDNGILEVKAEANRRIYKLRPEPFQALDSWVSSFRRVMEDRFDNLEDYLRELQNKEES, from the coding sequence ATGTCAGGGAAAAATCCGGGCATGTACATGACGATGCTTAGCGCATTAGCCGAACCGAATCGTATGAATATCGTCGAACTCTTGCGCGACGGTCCCCTGAGTGTGGGGGAAATCGCCGACCGGCTAGGGCTTCGCCAGCCCCAAGCCTCGAAGCATTTGAAGGTACTTAGCGACAATGGGATTTTAGAAGTAAAGGCCGAAGCAAACCGCCGGATCTACAAGCTACGGCCCGAGCCTTTCCAAGCACTGGATTCTTGGGTCAGCTCCTTCCGGCGTGTCATGGAAGACAGATTTGATAATCTGGAAGACTACTTGCGGGAGCTGCAAAACAAGGAAGAATCATAA